Part of the Acidobacteriota bacterium genome, ACGGCGAACATCTTCAATCCGGGCCTGACGGTATCTGAGTTTTACGAACATCTGGCCGCCGATTTCGAGTTGGGCGCTTACACGTCGAAATCCGATTTGCTGATGAAGCTGGGCCGCATGCTGATGATGCGCCATTCGCGCGGGCTGCGCACGGTGGTGATTCTGGACGAAGCGCACGGGCTGAGCCGCGAGTTGCTGGAAGAGGTGCGCTTGCTGCTCAACTTTGAAACCTACACCGAAAAACAATTGCAGATCATCCTGGTCGGCCAGCCGGAATTGCGCGCGGCGCTCAATCGCCCTGAGTTGCGCCAGTTGAAACAACGCATCAGTTTGCGCTGCGAAATCAAACCGCTGAAGGCCGATGAAGTCTCGGCGTATATCCGCACGCGCTTGAAAGTCGCGGGCGCAACGCGGCTGGATTTATTTACGGCCAATGCCATCGCCTTAATTTATCGCGCCTCCGAAGGCATCCCGCGCCTGATAAACAACATCTGTGACAACGCTTTACTCAATGGCTTTGCGACGAATGCTCGATTGATCTCCTCACAAATCATCGCCGAAGTCGCCGAATCCCTGGATTTATTACAACCGATGATCGAAGACGATCCGCGCGAGGTCTTGGCGGGTTCCTTGCCCGCCATGCCGATTATGCGCGAAGAGATCGAAGAAGGCTGGCTCGAAGAAGCCAAACCCCGCAACAACCGCCGACGCCGTGAACGCGGCGAGAAAGGTGAGAAGGGCGAGAGCGCCCAACTTTACGCAATCAATGGCAAGACTGAAGAACTGACGGAAGCCCCCTCGGTAGTAACAGCCGGCGCGGTGCGCGAAGAGCCTGGCAAGGCCCTCGCCGCCGCCCGCGATGAGAACGCCAAAGCAAGTTAAAAGTAGTTCAAAACATAACGGTTGCCCCCAAACAACCACGCTTTGAGTCTGGTGCCCCTGGCTTTGTGCGTTGGAACTTCAGAATATGGCACGAGTCTTTGACGCGCTCCGGCGCGAGCAGAAACGCAAGAAACGCGTCGGCGAACACGACCCACTCGCCCGCGCCATCCTGAGCGAACCGGAGAGCGAGCAGGAAGCAGAAGTTGGCGGCTTTGACCTCGACGCCCCCATCGGCACACCCGCAGGCCCGCGTTCAAACGAGGGGATGCTGTTGCCGGGGATAGGGCGGGCGCAAGTCGAAACCGCTCCGTTATCGCAGACGGCGACGATTACAACACCTGCGGCAGCCGCGCCCGTGAACACGTCCACACCTGTCACGGCACCTGTTACGCCCACCGTAACTGCCGCCAACACGGCTGCGCCACCGGTTGAACCCGCTGGGACACGTATTTCTTCCCAAGCCTTCCAGCCGCCGCAAACCAAAGAACCGCCGCGCGTTTCACCGGCGCAGGTGCGCCCCGCGCAAGTGCATCCGCGTTTGATGATGTTGCATGAACCGCATGCGACAGGCTGTGAGCAATACCGCACCTTGCGCACGGAACTCTTTCATGCGGCGGAGCGCGAACTAACGCAAATCATCGTCGTCACCAGTTCCATCGCGGGCGAAGGCAAAACGGCAACGACGCTGAATCTGGCGCTGGCAATTGCGCAATCACCCAACCGCCGCGTGTTGGTAATTGACGGCGATTTGCGGCACCCCAGTGTCGCACCGTATCTCGACCTGAAACCTTTCGCGGGGTTCGCCGAGGTATTGCAGGATAAAGCGGACCTCTTTGACGCCATCTCGCGGCTCAGCGAGCACGATCTGTACCTGCTGCCCGTCAAACGCGAAACCAAAACGCCCACCGAATTGTTATCCAGCCCGCGCTTTCAAGCGGCGCTCGGCGAGTTGCGCCAATACTTCGATTTCATCCTGATTGATTCCCCTCCTGTCAAACCCTTCGCCGACGCGCGGCTGTTGGCCAATCACGCCGACGCCACGCTTTTCATCGTGCGCGCCGGCTTTGCGGCCTACGAAACGGTGGAAGAAGCCGTGCACGCGCTCGCCGATTTTCGCGTACTCGGGGTCGTGCTCAACGGCGCGACCGATGTGCCCGAACTGGGCAACTACGAAGACTATCAAGTTCAAACTGGCCGCAGCGAACCCACCAATTTACTCTGGTCAACGTTCGGCCCGCGTGTGCGCGAGAGCTGGCTCGGTCGTAGGTTGAAACTCTAGCGGATTGCGGATTGCGGATTGCAGATTGCAGATTGGTTAATGCGGCTCAGCCTTTATTCAATCTACAACCAAAAAATCCGCAATCCGCAATCCGCAATCCGCAATCAAATGTTTCGCAAAGGCATCTGGTTCAAAACAGTCTTGCTCGTGTTGGGCGAAGCGGGGATCATCCTCTCTGTCGTGCTGCTCAGCCTTTATCTGCGCTTTGCGGGCAGGCTCGACATCATCCTGTTTGAGCAACGCGGGCTGTTAAAGATCGTCTTTACCACGCTGATCTGCCAATTCATCTTTTACCTCTTCGACCTGTATGATGTGGCGGCGGTGCGCTCGAAACGCGAATTGCTGACCAGCCTGTTTCAGGCGGCGGGCATGACCATCGTCGTGCTCGGCCTGGTCTTCTTCCTGCGCCCGACGCTCTTGCTGGGCTATCTGCAAGTGGTCGAGGGCGGCGCGCAAGTCCGTTACGGCGATGGTTTACCGATCATGGCCATGCTGCTGGCGCTCTCGCTGATGATGTTCTGGCGCATGGGCATTCACTGGTTGATGCGGCACCCGCGGCTGGGCGAACGCATTTTGATTGTCGGCACCGATACGCTCGCCAAAGATGTGGCGCGCGAAGCCATGTTGCGGCGCGACCTGGGCTACAAAGTCGTCGGCTTTATTTCCGAAGACCCAGCCCTG contains:
- a CDS encoding AAA family ATPase, translated to MYLQFYGLQDIPFSLTPDPRFLYFTASHREVMANLHYGIQHGKGLIVVTGEVGTGKTTMLRAMLSRLDRSVLTANIFNPGLTVSEFYEHLAADFELGAYTSKSDLLMKLGRMLMMRHSRGLRTVVILDEAHGLSRELLEEVRLLLNFETYTEKQLQIILVGQPELRAALNRPELRQLKQRISLRCEIKPLKADEVSAYIRTRLKVAGATRLDLFTANAIALIYRASEGIPRLINNICDNALLNGFATNARLISSQIIAEVAESLDLLQPMIEDDPREVLAGSLPAMPIMREEIEEGWLEEAKPRNNRRRRERGEKGEKGESAQLYAINGKTEELTEAPSVVTAGAVREEPGKALAAARDENAKAS
- a CDS encoding CpsD/CapB family tyrosine-protein kinase, which produces MARVFDALRREQKRKKRVGEHDPLARAILSEPESEQEAEVGGFDLDAPIGTPAGPRSNEGMLLPGIGRAQVETAPLSQTATITTPAAAAPVNTSTPVTAPVTPTVTAANTAAPPVEPAGTRISSQAFQPPQTKEPPRVSPAQVRPAQVHPRLMMLHEPHATGCEQYRTLRTELFHAAERELTQIIVVTSSIAGEGKTATTLNLALAIAQSPNRRVLVIDGDLRHPSVAPYLDLKPFAGFAEVLQDKADLFDAISRLSEHDLYLLPVKRETKTPTELLSSPRFQAALGELRQYFDFILIDSPPVKPFADARLLANHADATLFIVRAGFAAYETVEEAVHALADFRVLGVVLNGATDVPELGNYEDYQVQTGRSEPTNLLWSTFGPRVRESWLGRRLKL